One Mustela nigripes isolate SB6536 chromosome 5, MUSNIG.SB6536, whole genome shotgun sequence DNA segment encodes these proteins:
- the MARCKS gene encoding myristoylated alanine-rich C-kinase substrate, with translation MGAQFSKTAAKGEATAERPGEAAVASSPSKANGQENGHVKVNGDASPAAAEPGAKEELQANGSAPAADKEEPAAAGSGAASPAAAEKEEPAAAAPEAGASPAEKEAPAEGEAAEPGSPSAAEGEAASAASSTSSPKAEDGATPSPSNETPKKKKKRFSFKKSFKLSGFSFKKNKKEAGEGGEAEGAAGASAEGGKDEAAGGAAAASAEAGAASGEQAAAPGEEAAAGEEVAAGGDPQEAKPEEAAVAPEKPPASEEAKAPEEPSKAEEKVEEAGASAAACEAPSAAGPGAPPEQEAAPAEEAAPASASSACAAPSQEAQPECSPEAPPAEAAE, from the exons ATGGGTGCCCAGTTCTCCAAGACCGCTGCGAAGGGAGAAGCCACCGCGGAGAGGCCCGGGGAGGCGGCCGTGGCCTCGTCGCCTTCCAAAGCGAATGGGCAG GAAAATGGCCACGTGAAGGTAAACGGCGACGCCTCTCCCGCGGCCGCCGAGCCGGGCGCCAAGGAGGAGCTGCAGGCCAACGGCAGCGCCCCGGCCGCTGACAAGGAGGAGCCCGCGGCGGCCGGGAGCGGGGCGGCGTCGCCCGCCGCGGCCGAGAAGGAGGAgccggccgccgccgcccccgaGGCCGGGGCCAGCCCCGCGGAGAAGGAGGCGCCCGCGGAGGGCGAGGCCGCCGAGCCCGGCTCGCCCTCGGCCGCGGAGGGGGAGGCCGCGTCGGCCGCCTCCTCGACGTCTTCGCCCAAGGCCGAGGACGGGGCCACGCCCTCGCCCAGCAACGAGAccccgaaaaaaaaaaagaagcgcTTTTCCTTCAAGAAGTCTTTCAAGCTGAGCGGCTTCTCCTtcaagaagaacaagaaggaagcGGGAGAGGGCGGGGAGGCCGAGGGCGCAGCCGGCGCCTCGGCCGAAGGCGGCAAGGACGAGGCCGCCGGGGGCGCCGCTGCAGCCTCCGCAGAGGCGGGCGCGGCGTCCGGGGAGCAGGCGGCGGCGCCGGGCGAGGAAGCCGCGGCGGGTGAGGAGGTGGCGGCGGGAGGCGACCCGCAGGAGGCCAAGCCCGAGGAGGCCGCCGTCGCGCCCGAGAAGCCGCCCGCCAGCGAGGAGGCCAAGGCCCCCGAGGAGCCCAGCAAGGCCgaggagaaggtggaggaggcCGGGGCCAGCGCCGCCGCCTGCGAGGCGCCCTCAGCCGCCGGGCCCGGTGCGCCCCCCGAGCAGGAGGCGGCGCCCGCGGAAGAGGCGGCGCCCGCGTCAGCCTCGTCAGCCTGCGCAGCCCCCTCACAGGAGGCCCAGCCCGAGTGCAGTCCGGAAGCCCCCCCGGCGGAGGCGGCAGAGTAA